CTCAAGGTTTAAGGCCGGCTCCATAATATTGTTTTCGCTAATTGATTCGTAGGTTAGCTCTTTATTTAGGGCATTTATATAAGATGTATAAAGTTTTCCCCAAACAAATTCAAATTCATCTTTACTTAAATTCTTGAAAAGAATTTCTCCTTTGAAGTAAATGTGATAAGAATCATTCATCATGGAAAATTAATCTTTTCCTTTTTAACGCAGTGAAATATGTATGTAGTATTAGGTGCTACTAAAAAGAGATTTATATTTAGAAGTTAGAGATACTTTTAGACTATCCGTGTATTCATTTTTTGTTTTTTGAATAATCCGACTGTCTCATCAAGATCCATACACGGCTGAATACTTATATCCATTAACCTTCTCCAGGGATGCCATTGCTTCCATATTGTCTCAAGAGAATCTGCACTCACTACAGAATGTCCAATCCCATTTTGAACCATAAAAATCCAAGAATGAACCTCATAGTTTTCAGGTCTGTTTTGGGGACCACCTGATTCGTACCAATTAATTAGCATTTCTGCCCCTTCTTCTTGATCCTCGCCATCTGTAAATTCGTAGGAAATCAAATACCTTTGCATATAGATTATTATTAAAATCTCTAAACTATTTTAACTCTAGATTTAGATATTGCCTCTCAATTTAATTAATGCTATGAAGTTTATAGAAGTGATTGTTTTAAATGACCGAAAGATTTGGGAAAATTAAAAAGAATATTTTGACTAATTTATCTTTTATAAATAAGACAATCTTGAAGTATTTTCAAAACCATGATCTGTTCGTATAGCTCCAGTTATCAGATAAAATTTGATACTTTTTAAAACTCCTTAAATTAGTTACCATATTTGTACTGTATAGATACCAATGATAAATAAAAAGGATCAAAGTGATCCAATTGATAATTTAGAGTATGAAAAAGTTCTAGAAGAAGAAATAATTAATTCGTACGAAAGTAAATTTCTGAAAGATACTCAACCAAACAAAAAAAAGACTAGATTTTACAGACTTAAAAGAACTCCATTAGAAATACTAAATAGGACATTCTTTTTTTTCTTTATTGGAAGTTTTCTTTTCTCTTTGTTTTTAGCTTATTCAGAAAGTAAGTTATGGTTCATACTTTATGTAATAAGTGCATTGTCATGTGTTTTCTATACTCCTAATAGAAAAGCACTGAAAGAATTAATAGCAGCTTGGCCAAATATAGAGGATCTCATTAAAGGAAGGAGTTTGTGGAGAAAAGGCAAGTAAATAGATTATGAAACCGTTAAATGCATTTAAAAAGTGGTTATTAAATATTCTTGTACCATACATTGAAGGCACCAACAAGAAAAAAGAGGATAAAAAATGAGTTTAATAAAGGTTGGAATTATTGTTGAAATTTTTTTGTTTGTTGGAGTTTTTTTTTGGGTTAGGAAACTAAATAGAAAACAATCCAGGCAACCATCTCTATCAAAAAAAACAATAAAAAATCTCAAATTTTAGAATTTTGATCAAAAAATAAAGAATCTTTATAAAGAGATTAAATGTATGGGGCATTTATTTACTTTTTTTCTCTCACTTTGTGTATGAAATCGGTTAGAACATCAATATCTTTCTTAAAAATATGGTTTCCTCCATTCAAGGTCTTGCTCCAATAACTAATCCATTAAATAGTGTCTTAGTAGAAAAGAAACTAATAAATGTTGATCAAAAGTTTATTCAACTTGTTTCTCTGGCAGAAGGTTTACCTCGTACAGAAGTTATTGAAAGTGGTAGAAATTATTGGAGGGGTGTTTGTAGAAGCTTAATTTTTAGATTTCCAGATGACCTCGAAATTTTAAAGCTTGATGTGAGAAGTTATGTAGATAGATCTAAAGGAATTATTCAGATAAGATCTGCAGCAAGATTAGGGCAATCAGATTTAGGTGTGAATCTAAGAAGAGTGGAATACTTGTTTAATCAATTAGAGAAATTTTAATTAATCTATTTTTTATAAATTTAAGGTTCTTTTTACCAAATAGTTGTGCTTTAATTCATAAGAATATTTGAATTGCCATGGTGAAGATAATTTTAGTTGGAATTATTGTCGCGCTTGTATATTCTCAACCTGACCTCCGTCTTACAGTGGCTGATTGGTTAAAAGCAGCTTCTGATTTTCTTATTGAATCAGTACAAGTAAAACCATAAATTAATTTTTAATCAAGCATTAAATAAGACCTGAGACAGTAATCATTTGTTTAATGCATACAGCTACGAAAATAAATATTATTATCCTGCTTAATATGTATTTCACTTAATCAAATAAATAGTTTTAGGAACATAATAGAAAATTTTTTTGAAATTTTTGAATAGTTAACGATAATAAGGGATATGAAGCTTAGATTATTTGAGTTCTATTTTATTAAAGACTATTTAAGGCCTTGGTTTGGTCTTATTTATTCTTTATTCTTTCTGTTTTTTTTAGGTGCAATTGGCTATCGAATAACAGAAGGATGGGAATGGAGTGATTGCTTATGGATGGTTCTGATCACAATAACCACTATTGGTTTTGGAGAAGTTCAACCTTTAAGTCCTGAAGGCAGGATCGTAACTGTTTTAGTAATCGTTGGCGGATTGATCTTTATTCAATTTACCTTTCAAAAAGCTGTTAGATTATTCGAATCCGGCTATTTTCAAAGAGTAAACGAATTACGTTTTAAAAGACTTCTTAGAAAAATGGAAAATCATGTAATTTTGTGCGGATATGGGAGGGTTGGTCAGGAAATATCTAACCAAATAAAAACGCAAAATATTCCAATTATTGTTGTTGAGAGTGATGAAGATAGAAAAAAGATTGCTGAAGAAAATGGTTTAGAAGTGCTTTGTGCTGATGCGACTCTTGATGAGACTTTAAAACTGGCAGGGTTAGAAAAATGTAAGAGTTTGGTTGTTACTTTGCCTAATGACGCTGCAAATTTATATGTGGTTTTAAGTGCTAAGGGGATAAGAAGTTCTATAAGAGTAATAGCAAGAGCGGGAACTGAAGAAGCCGCAAGTAAGTTGAGATTAGCCGGGGCAAGTATAGTTGTAAGCCCTTATATAGCTGCAGGAAGAGCGATGGCATCTATGGCTTTAAGACCAATAGCCATTGATTTTCTAGATCTTTTAGCAGGAAGTGAATGTGAAATTGAAGAATTTGAATTAAGTAATGATATTAGCCTTTTTGAAACTGCGGAGAAAAGATCACTTTCTGAACTTGGAATAGGCAAAAAGAGTGGTGCAAAAATATTAGCCATTAAAGAAAATGAAAAGTTGTTCACTAATCCTGGAGGTAATTTCATACTTCAACCAGGTCAGGTATTAATAGCCTTTGGTAGTAAAGAACAGCTAAATATTTTGAACGGATTATTAGGAAATCTTGTCGTAGCAGTAGAGCTATTAAAGTAGATAGATCAAGATTCAGAATTAATTGCTAAATTGATTGTGGTTGGAATAAATCAAATGAAAATATTTAAATTTCTGTTTGTAATTCCTGTAATAACTTTAATAATTATTTTTCAAACCTCTTTGCATAATAGATATCTTATGGCTTCGGATATTAGAGATGGAGAAAAAATTTTTAGAAATGTTTGTGCAGGCTGCCATGTAAGAGGTGGATCAGTCGTTCTCAAAGGATCTAAATCATTAAAACTTTCCGACCTTGAAAAAAGAGGAATAGCAAATGTAAATTCAATAACAATAATTGCTAATGATGGGATTGGTTTTATGAAAGGTTATAAAAATAAATTGAAGGATGGAGAGGATAAGGTTCTTGCACAATGGATTATTCAAAATGCAGAAAAGGGTTGGGAGTAAATGAAAAGCTTATTTTTTGCATCGTTTTTATTTTTATTAGCTGAATATTCTTTTGCTGAGGAATTAATTAATTACACAATTACATCTGATTCTCAAGTAAATACATTAGAAGGTGATTTAGAAGCTATTGGAAATGTAGTTATTAAAAGCAATAGTGGTAATTTTGAGGCTTATTCTGACAAGCTTTCTTTTGACAAGGATGATAAATCTCTAAAACTTATTGGTAATGTATATGTTAAAAATTTAGAGTCTGAGGGAATTGCAATTGAAGAAACATCTGGAGATGAATTGACAATATTTACTGATAAAGGACTTTTTGAATTCAAATCTCAAAATAAAAACAGAGTAACAACAAAAATTAAATTCTAAATAAAGAGTTGATATTTAATTTCTAGCTGATCTCTTAATGCAGAGATATACATAATTATTATTTATATCAAAATAATTTGATTAATATATCTTGAAATTTTTAAATTAACTTTTGGCTGTAATTTATATTTAACATTATTATTACTCATTAAAAGTGGGCATTTTCAAAAAAGTCCTTATTTTATCTTCTGCTATCTCATTAGTTCTCTCTCAAGAAGCGATTGCTTCAAAAAGATTGAGCGGAGCAGGTGCTACATTTCCCTCGAAAATTTATACTAGGTGGTTTTTTGACTTAGCCAAATCTGGTGGACCAAGGGTTAATTACCAAGCAGTTGGTTCGGGCTCTGGAAGAAAAGCTTTTATAGACCAAACTGTAAACTTTGGTGCATCAGATGATCCTATGAAAGATTCTGATATAGAGAAAGTAACTAGAGGACTAGTTCAAATACCTATGGTTGGTGGAACTATTGCTTTTGGTTATAACTATGATTGCGATTTGAAACTTACACAAGAGCAAGCAGTACGAGTTGCAATGGGTATGGTTAAAAACTGGAAAGAATTAGGTTGTAAATCAGGAAAGTTAACTTGGACACATCGTTCTGATGGTTCAGGAACTACTAAGGCTTTCACAAATTCTATGGAAGCATTTTCACCAACATGGACTTTAGGAACTGGTAAATCAGTTAAGTGGCCAGCAGGCGTTGGAGCAAAAGGTAATGCCGGTGTTGCAGGTGTAATTCAAAACACTCCAGGCGCAATTGGTTATGTAAATCAGTCATATATTAAAGGTAATGTTAAGGCTGCTGCGATTCAAAATCTTTCAGGTGAGTTTCTAAAACCATCTGCAGAGGCAGGAGCTAAGGCTCTTAATGGTATTACTTTAGATGAAAATCTTGCGGGTAAAAATCCTAATCCAACAGCAAAAGGCGCGTACCCTATCGCTTCATTGACATGGATACTTGCTTACGAAAAAGGTAATGGTAGAAACACTAAGGCAATAAAACAAGCCTTTAATACATTATTAAGTGATGAGTATCAAGATAAGGCTTCATCCCTTGGATTTATTCCCTTAAAAGGGAATATCCTTTTAAAATCAAGAGCTGCCGTTGAAAAAATAGGTAGTTAAATTTTTTAATAGATGTCAAATTATCATGACTTTCATATACCTTTAAGTCCTCTTAAAGTCTTTTACAGCATTTAGTAGTAGATTTATAGAGATATTCTTTTTTTAATGGAAGAGAAATTAACTCTTTTCAAGAATCGTAAAAGATTCGGTATCGAAAAAAATATAGATATTATCTTCAAGAATACTGCCCTAGTCTTGTCTAGTTTCGTAGCAATAATACTTTTAGGAATTATTTTAGTAGTCTTTTTTCAGTCATTTGAATCCTTTTCAAGGTATGGGTTGAAGTTTTTAGTAACCTCTGAATGGAATCCTGTAAAAGATGAATACGGAGCTTTTACTGCAATATATGGCACATTAGTAACTTCATTTCTTTCGTTATTAATAACTATCCCTTTGGGCGTTGGAACTGCAATATTTATTACCGAGGACTTTGTGCCTAAAGTTGTTAGAGAAATAATAGGCTCCTTTGTTGAATTATTAGCGGCTATTCCATCAGTTGTATTGGGACTTTGGGCAATATTTGTAATGGAACCTTTTTTTAGAGCCTTTTTTGTCTTTTTACACAATTTCTTTGGTTGGATACCTTTATTCAGTTCAGAACCTACAGGCAGGAATTCTTTGTTAGCAATATTGATTTTAGTAGTAATGCTTTTGCCAATAGTGACCTCCATTGCAAGGGATTCACTTAATCAGGTTCCTAAAAAGCTAAGAAATGCAGCATATGGAATTGGAGCAAGTAGATGGAAAACAATATTTTCAGTAATCTTGCCAGCAGCGTTATCAGGAATTATGGCAGGTGTTCTATTGGCTTTAGGCAGGGCAATGGGAGAAACAATGGCTGTCACCATGATTATTGGTAATTCAAATGCATTTAGTTGGTCGCTATTATCTCCTGGATATACTATCTCCTCCATGCTTGCAAACCAGTTTGGTGAAGCTGATGGAAGTCAGGTTTCATCACTCTTTTATGCAGCTTTTGTATTGATGATCCTATCTTTAGTGGTCAATATCTTTGCTCAATGCCTAGTTAAGAAATTTAGTCTCAAATATTAGATAATTATGAATTCACTTTATTACCAGAAAAGATTATCAAGAAATATAGGAGATAAATTCTTTACTTCTTTATCAGTAATTTCTGCTCTGATAGCAATACTGCCTTTGATTTTTCTAGTCACTTACATTCTTATCAAAGGTGGATCTCAAATTACAGCCGAACTATTTACTTTAGAACCAAATCCTCCTGGAGATGATTTAGATGCAGGTGGTATTAATCCTGCATTGATCGGGACATTAATAATTACTACCATTGCTTCAATTATTGCCATACCAGTAGGTGTTGGCGGTGGAATATATCTTGCAGAATATTCTAAAGGTGGTGCTTTTTCAAGGTTTATTAGATTCGGGGTAAATGTTTTAGCGGGAGTCCCCTCAATAATTGCCGGTGTATTTATTTATGCCTTAATTGTTTCAACAAAAATCTTGTTTGGAAGTATGTACAGTGGCTTGGCCGGAGGCATGGCACTTTCAATATTGATGTTGCCTACTGTGATTAAGACCACTGACGAAGGTTTAAAGTTGGTTCCTAATGAATTGAGATATGCTTCTCTTGGTGTTGGAGCAAGTATGTATACAACTATATTAAAAGTTACTTTACCCTCTGCCTTTAGGTCTATTGCTACTGGCGTTGTACTTGGAATCGCAAGAGCTGCAGGTGAAACAGCACCTTTGATATTTACTGCTTTATTCTCTTACTACTACATAACTGGTTTTGGAGATTTATTTTACGAGATGGGTTCTTTGGCTGTATTGATATACAACTTTGCTCTTGAACCTTATGATGCTCAAAATAAACTAGCTTGGGCAGCTTCCTTTATTCTTGTTTTGTCGATACTATCAGTAAATATATTTTCAAGGATATTGGCAGCTTTTACTGAGAAAACCAAGAGAGTATAAATGATTAAAACTAATAAAAAAATACCGAAGAATATCATTTTATCTCTAGAGAATGTTTCTATTAGTTATGGAACTTTCGAAGCAGTGAGGAATGTTTTTTGTAATTTTAAAAAAGGAAATATAACTTCTCTTATTGGCCCTTCTGGTTGCGGAAAATCAACGGTTCTTAGATCTTTAAATAGGATGAACGATCTAATTTCTAATTGTTCGTTAAAAGGGACTGTCCTCTTTGATGGAACTAATATTTACGACAAAAGAGTAGATCCAGTTGAAGTGAGAAGAAGAATTGGGATGGTTTTTCAACAACCTAATCCTTTCCCTAAATCCATTTACGAAAATATTGCATTTGGAGCAAGAATTAATGGCTTTTCGGGAGATATGGATGAATTAGTGGAAAGTTCACTTAGAAAGGCTGCTTTATGGGATGAATGTAAGGATAAATTAAATGATAGTGGTTACTCTTTATCTGGAGGACAACAACAAAGACTATGTATAGCAAGAACCATCGCAATTGAACCTGAAATAATTCTCATGGATGAGCCATGCTCAGCTTTGGATCCTATCTCTACGTTGAAAATAGAGGAGACGATGCACGAACTTAAGAAGAATTACACAATAATAATCGTTACTCATAATATGCAACAGGCATTAAGAGTTAGTGATATGACTGCATTTTTTAATGCAATTGAATATGAAGATGGTGATGGTGGAAAGGTTGGTTACCTTGCAGAATTTAATTCGACAAAGAAAATTTTTAACTCTCCAAAAGAAAAAACTACTCAGGAATATATATCAGGTAAATTTGGTTGATGTTAAATTTTAACCTTTAAAAGAAAAATTTTTACCTTTAAGACAGTTAAGGGGTAGACAAACAGTATAAATACCTATATAGTTATTT
This region of Prochlorococcus sp. MIT 0604 genomic DNA includes:
- a CDS encoding DUF1499 domain-containing protein; translation: MVSSIQGLAPITNPLNSVLVEKKLINVDQKFIQLVSLAEGLPRTEVIESGRNYWRGVCRSLIFRFPDDLEILKLDVRSYVDRSKGIIQIRSAARLGQSDLGVNLRRVEYLFNQLEKF
- a CDS encoding c-type cytochrome gives rise to the protein MKIFKFLFVIPVITLIIIFQTSLHNRYLMASDIRDGEKIFRNVCAGCHVRGGSVVLKGSKSLKLSDLEKRGIANVNSITIIANDGIGFMKGYKNKLKDGEDKVLAQWIIQNAEKGWE
- the pstC gene encoding phosphate ABC transporter permease subunit PstC, which gives rise to MEEKLTLFKNRKRFGIEKNIDIIFKNTALVLSSFVAIILLGIILVVFFQSFESFSRYGLKFLVTSEWNPVKDEYGAFTAIYGTLVTSFLSLLITIPLGVGTAIFITEDFVPKVVREIIGSFVELLAAIPSVVLGLWAIFVMEPFFRAFFVFLHNFFGWIPLFSSEPTGRNSLLAILILVVMLLPIVTSIARDSLNQVPKKLRNAAYGIGASRWKTIFSVILPAALSGIMAGVLLALGRAMGETMAVTMIIGNSNAFSWSLLSPGYTISSMLANQFGEADGSQVSSLFYAAFVLMILSLVVNIFAQCLVKKFSLKY
- the pstA gene encoding phosphate ABC transporter permease PstA, yielding MNSLYYQKRLSRNIGDKFFTSLSVISALIAILPLIFLVTYILIKGGSQITAELFTLEPNPPGDDLDAGGINPALIGTLIITTIASIIAIPVGVGGGIYLAEYSKGGAFSRFIRFGVNVLAGVPSIIAGVFIYALIVSTKILFGSMYSGLAGGMALSILMLPTVIKTTDEGLKLVPNELRYASLGVGASMYTTILKVTLPSAFRSIATGVVLGIARAAGETAPLIFTALFSYYYITGFGDLFYEMGSLAVLIYNFALEPYDAQNKLAWAASFILVLSILSVNIFSRILAAFTEKTKRV
- a CDS encoding TrkA family potassium uptake protein, whose translation is MKLRLFEFYFIKDYLRPWFGLIYSLFFLFFLGAIGYRITEGWEWSDCLWMVLITITTIGFGEVQPLSPEGRIVTVLVIVGGLIFIQFTFQKAVRLFESGYFQRVNELRFKRLLRKMENHVILCGYGRVGQEISNQIKTQNIPIIVVESDEDRKKIAEENGLEVLCADATLDETLKLAGLEKCKSLVVTLPNDAANLYVVLSAKGIRSSIRVIARAGTEEAASKLRLAGASIVVSPYIAAGRAMASMALRPIAIDFLDLLAGSECEIEEFELSNDISLFETAEKRSLSELGIGKKSGAKILAIKENEKLFTNPGGNFILQPGQVLIAFGSKEQLNILNGLLGNLVVAVELLK
- a CDS encoding DUF3303 domain-containing protein, coding for MQRYLISYEFTDGEDQEEGAEMLINWYESGGPQNRPENYEVHSWIFMVQNGIGHSVVSADSLETIWKQWHPWRRLMDISIQPCMDLDETVGLFKKQKMNTRIV
- the pstB gene encoding phosphate ABC transporter ATP-binding protein PstB, whose protein sequence is MIKTNKKIPKNIILSLENVSISYGTFEAVRNVFCNFKKGNITSLIGPSGCGKSTVLRSLNRMNDLISNCSLKGTVLFDGTNIYDKRVDPVEVRRRIGMVFQQPNPFPKSIYENIAFGARINGFSGDMDELVESSLRKAALWDECKDKLNDSGYSLSGGQQQRLCIARTIAIEPEIILMDEPCSALDPISTLKIEETMHELKKNYTIIIVTHNMQQALRVSDMTAFFNAIEYEDGDGGKVGYLAEFNSTKKIFNSPKEKTTQEYISGKFG
- the pstS gene encoding phosphate ABC transporter substrate-binding protein PstS, giving the protein MGIFKKVLILSSAISLVLSQEAIASKRLSGAGATFPSKIYTRWFFDLAKSGGPRVNYQAVGSGSGRKAFIDQTVNFGASDDPMKDSDIEKVTRGLVQIPMVGGTIAFGYNYDCDLKLTQEQAVRVAMGMVKNWKELGCKSGKLTWTHRSDGSGTTKAFTNSMEAFSPTWTLGTGKSVKWPAGVGAKGNAGVAGVIQNTPGAIGYVNQSYIKGNVKAAAIQNLSGEFLKPSAEAGAKALNGITLDENLAGKNPNPTAKGAYPIASLTWILAYEKGNGRNTKAIKQAFNTLLSDEYQDKASSLGFIPLKGNILLKSRAAVEKIGS